The genomic DNA TACATGTATGCTCTCTTTAACTGCACTAACATTAGGTACGTTTTTATCGGCATACGCAAATAATGAATTTCAAATGATTCAATTTATACCGCTTGTTATTGTGCCACAAATCTTCTTTTCTGGATTGTTTCCATTGGAATCTATGAACAAGTGGCTACAAATGTTAGGGAAAGTATTTCCACTCACATACGGCGCTGACGCAATGAGACAAGTGATGATTCGGAATCAAGGGTTTACAGAGATTGCATCAGATCTTACTGTATTATTACTTTTTTCAATATTATTTGCAGTAGGAAATGTATTTGCTTTAAAGAAACATCGCAAAATATAATAATGACAAAAAGGAGCTTTATAAATGCAGAAGGATTGGCTGGAGGAATTAATAGCTGCAACTAATACGGATAAACGAAATGAACGTCAAATGCGAATATTAGAGGCGGCTGTTGATATGTTTGGAGAAAAAGGATACGCTTCAACTTCAACAAGTGAAATTGCAAAACGGGCTGGTGTAGCGGAAGGAACAATCTTCCGCTACTATAAGACGAAAAAAGATTTATTACTAGCGGTCGTAATGCCAACTTTAACTAAGTTCGCTGCACCATTTTTCGTACAAACCTTTGCAAAAGAAATATTTAAATCGGAGTATGAATCATACGAAGGACTTTTAAGGGTTGTAATTCATAATAGGTTTAAATTTGCTCAAAAACACTTTCCTATGATAAAAATATTAATTCAAGAGGTGCCATTCCAACCAGAACTGAAAAATGAAATACAGCAATTAGTAGAAACAGAACTGTTTTCACATTTCAAAAAGTTGATTGTGAAATTTCAAGAAGAAGGGGAAATTATTGAGATACCACCATCTTCCGTACTACGTCTTACTTTATCAGCTGTATTAGGTTTATTATTAACACGATTTTTATTATTGCCTGAAGAAAAATGGAATGATGAAGCGGAAATTGAAAATACGATTCAATTTATATTGTATGGATTAACTCCACGAATTTAATCGTTGAAGTGTGAATTACATACATTACTTTTAAGTAAAAATAAATCGCCTTTAAAAAGGCGATTTATTTTCATTATATATTTTTGATAAATAAGTGCTTGTTTACTAAAAACATTCTAAATCAGCGTGTTTCTTTGTCTCTTCTTCTAAGACCTAATAATCCTGCTAGTCCTAATAAACCAAGCCAAGCCCAATTATTATTTTTATCACGATTATCATTTAAATCATTTGTTGTATTTACATTTCGAGTTCTTACATCATTATTAACTCTGTCTAAGTTATTGTCATTTACTCGAGTTGAAATATCAGTGTTATTAACTCTATTCATATTATTTCCATCGTATTCAGCTTGCGTAG from Bacillus cereus G9842 includes the following:
- a CDS encoding TetR/AcrR family transcriptional regulator, with the translated sequence MQKDWLEELIAATNTDKRNERQMRILEAAVDMFGEKGYASTSTSEIAKRAGVAEGTIFRYYKTKKDLLLAVVMPTLTKFAAPFFVQTFAKEIFKSEYESYEGLLRVVIHNRFKFAQKHFPMIKILIQEVPFQPELKNEIQQLVETELFSHFKKLIVKFQEEGEIIEIPPSSVLRLTLSAVLGLLLTRFLLLPEEKWNDEAEIENTIQFILYGLTPRI
- a CDS encoding WGxxGxxG family protein, with product MKKKLSSILSVLTLSIMFLGTSTQAEYDGNNMNRVNNTDISTRVNDNNLDRVNNDVRTRNVNTTNDLNDNRDKNNNWAWLGLLGLAGLLGLRRRDKETR